A section of the Chlorocebus sabaeus isolate Y175 chromosome 13, mChlSab1.0.hap1, whole genome shotgun sequence genome encodes:
- the MFSD4B gene encoding sodium-dependent glucose transporter 1: MLRWFTTLMLFASFLGLGLSVAIVGPTFQDLATNVNRNISSLSFIFVGRAFGYLSGSVIGGLLVDVMNYFLLLGISMLATTVGLYLVPFCKTAVLLTVMMCVFGTSIGILDTGGNVLILALWGDKGAPHMQALHFSFALGAFLAPLLAKLALGPTASAENCTESDFHHPALNRSSEADSEALFGVPNDTNLLWAYAVIGTYMFLVSVILFGLFFKNSSKQEKTRASAQTSRRAKYHNALLCLLFLFFFFYVGAEVTYGSYVFSFATTHAGMKESEAAGLNSIFWGTFAVCRGLAIFFATCLQPGTMIVLSNIGSLTSSLFLVLFDKKPICLWIATAVYGASMATTFPSGISWIEQYTTIHGKSAAFFVVGAALGEMAIPAVIGILQGKYPDLPVVLYTSLGASIATGVLFPVLYKLATSPLDHQRKENRKSEDQKALLSSSGLNEYEEENEEEDAEKWNEMDFEMIETDDTMRHSIIETSRSSSTEPTAEIYNQYPSNALVFESSPVNTGSSI, translated from the exons ATGCTGCGATGGTTCACCACCTTGATGCTGTTTGCTTCCTTCCTGGGGCTG ggatTGAGTGTTGCTATCGTGGGACCCACGTTTCAAGATTTGGCAACAAACGTGAACCGAAATATTAGTAGCCTGTCTTTCATTTTTGTGGGTCGTGCCTTTGGATATTTGAGTGGCTCTGTGATTGGTGGATTGCTTGTTGATGTCATGAATTACTTTTTACTTTTGG GAATCTCAATGTTGGCTACCACAGTTGGTCTTTATCTTGTTCCTTTTTGCAAGACAGCAGTATTACTCACTGTCATGATGTGTGTCTTTGGTACTTCAATTGGCATTCTGGATACAG GTGGTAACGTCCTTATCTTGGCTCTTTGGGGGGACAAAGGAGCCCCACATATGCAGGCCTTACACTTCTCTTTTGCCTTGGGTGCCTTTTTGGCTCCACTGCTAGCGAAACTGGCATTGGGTCCGACAGCGTCTGCTGAAAACTGCACAGAGTCTGATTTTCATCATCCTGCACTCAACCGATCATCTGAGGCTGACTCAGAAGCTCTGTTTGGAGTACCTAATGATACGAATTTACTGTGGGCTTATGCTGTTATTGGTACTTACATGTTCTTAGTTTCTGTCATTTTGTTTGGTCTGTTTTTCAAGAATAGCTCAAAGCAGGAAAAAACAAGAGCATCTGCTCAGACATCTCGAAGAGCAAAATATCACAAcgcccttctttgtctcctttttctgttcttctttttttatgttgGAGCCGAGGTAACATATGGCtcttatgttttctcatttgcaacCACCCATGCTGGCATGAAAGAAAGTGAAGCCGCTGGGTTGAACTCCATCTTCTGGGGGACATTTGCAGTCTGCAGGGGCCTGGCAATCTTTTTTGCTACCTGTTTACAGCCTGGAACCATGATTGTGTTGAGCAACATTGGCAGCCTGACTTCATCTTTATTTCTGGTGCTTTTTGACAAGAAGCCAATTTGTCTCTGGATAGCAACTGCGGTGTATGGGGCTTCAATGGCAACCACGTTTCCCAGTGGTATTTCTTGGATTGAGCAGTACACGACCATCCATGGGAAATCTGCAGCGTTTTTTGTAGTTGGTGCTGCCCTGGGAGAAATGGCTATTCCTGCAGTCATTGGAATTCTTCAAGGAAAATACCCTGATTTGCCTGTAGTTCTGTATACCTCTTTGGGAGCATCAATAGCCACTGGTGTTTTATTTCCTGTGCTATATAAATTAGCCACTTCACCTCTTGATCACCAgcgaaaagaaaacagaaagagtgAGGACCAGAAAGCTTTGCTTTCTAGCTCTGGGCTAAATGAATATGAGGAAGAGAATGAAGAGGAGGATGcagaaaaatggaatgaaatggattTTGAAATGATTGAAACGGATGATACAATGAGGCATTCTATAATAGAGACATCTAGAAGTAGTTCGACGGAGCCCACAGCTGAAATCTATAACCAGTATCCATCAAATGCACTGGTGTTTGAGTCCTCTCCTGTTAATACTGGCAGTTCCATATGA